In Janthinobacterium sp. J1-1, a single genomic region encodes these proteins:
- a CDS encoding DUF445 domain-containing protein: MHPAPALIEQLEKKADQLKRARLRTMQWVAVGLLVAAALLFALARSQRGGHPAWGYLEAFAEASMVGAIADWFAVVALFRHPLGIPIWHTAIIPNSKEGIGQSLGAFVENHFITEQGIAERIAGANPAGLLGAWLRDPRHAEQLGHSAARVAKQLLAMLDHAQMRELVRRKATGYLGELNLSSVAADCIDALIADGKPQELLDFVLDQGAAYLADESHHAAIGDFALNAFHIENKLLKAAMVLYEARMIRSLQEFVVAVRADPQHPMRARLSGWIADSALHLKSDARWQDTVRHYQRQALASDKVQAMLGEAWDTLVERLQADLDSEQPALARTIAGIAENTGKVLASDAQASGWLNATIVAGSSALVRRYRGEVGAFIESRLALWSREEMSERIELAIGRDLQFIRINGTVVGGLAGLLIHTVSQAF; encoded by the coding sequence ATGCACCCCGCCCCCGCCCTGATCGAACAGCTGGAAAAGAAAGCCGACCAGCTCAAGCGCGCGCGCCTGCGCACCATGCAGTGGGTGGCCGTCGGCCTGCTGGTGGCCGCCGCCCTGCTGTTTGCGCTGGCCCGCTCGCAACGTGGCGGCCACCCGGCCTGGGGCTACCTGGAGGCGTTCGCCGAAGCATCGATGGTGGGCGCGATCGCCGACTGGTTTGCCGTGGTCGCCCTGTTCCGCCACCCGCTGGGCATTCCCATCTGGCACACGGCGATTATCCCGAACAGCAAGGAAGGCATCGGCCAGAGCCTGGGCGCGTTCGTGGAAAACCATTTCATTACCGAGCAAGGCATCGCCGAGCGCATCGCCGGGGCCAATCCGGCCGGCCTGCTGGGCGCCTGGCTGCGCGACCCGCGCCACGCGGAGCAACTGGGCCACTCCGCCGCCCGGGTGGCAAAACAACTGCTGGCCATGCTCGACCATGCGCAGATGCGCGAACTGGTGCGCCGTAAAGCCACCGGCTACCTGGGCGAGCTGAATCTGTCCAGCGTGGCGGCCGACTGCATCGATGCGCTGATCGCCGACGGCAAGCCGCAGGAACTGCTGGACTTCGTGCTCGACCAGGGCGCCGCCTACCTGGCCGACGAAAGCCACCATGCGGCCATCGGCGACTTCGCGCTGAACGCCTTCCATATTGAAAACAAGCTGCTCAAGGCGGCCATGGTGCTGTACGAGGCGCGCATGATCAGGTCGCTGCAGGAATTCGTTGTCGCCGTGCGCGCCGACCCGCAGCACCCGATGCGCGCGCGCCTGTCTGGCTGGATCGCCGACAGCGCGCTGCACCTGAAAAGCGACGCCCGCTGGCAGGACACCGTCCGCCACTACCAGCGGCAGGCGCTGGCCAGCGACAAGGTGCAGGCGATGCTGGGCGAAGCCTGGGATACCCTGGTCGAACGCCTGCAGGCGGACCTCGACAGCGAGCAGCCCGCGCTGGCGCGCACCATTGCCGGCATCGCGGAAAATACCGGCAAGGTGCTGGCCAGCGATGCGCAGGCCAGCGGGTGGCTGAACGCCACCATCGTCGCTGGCAGCAGCGCGCTGGTGCGCCGCTACCGCGGCGAAGTGGGCGCCTTTATCGAAAGCCGGCTGGCCCTGTGGAGTCGCGAGGAGATGAGCGAGCGCATCGAACTGGCGATCGGCCGCGACTTGCAGTTCATCCGCATCAACGGCACCGTGGTGGGCGGGCTGGCGGGCCTGCTGATCCATACCGTCAGCCAGGCATTTTGA
- a CDS encoding amino acid permease, translating into MSLLRTKNLDDMIAHSRKPGGLAKVLGPFDLVLMGIGAIVGTGIFVLTGTGALTAGPALSLSFVIAAVACCFAALCYAEFASTVPVAGSIYTYTYATMGELAAWMIGWDLLLEYGLAAAAVCVGWSGYFQSLIAGFGIVLPVELTAAPGALPGVSTWINLPALVIMLLLTAMLGWGVRESARLNNIMVAIKIGVVLLFIVFGARHVQPANWQPYMPFGMNGVMSAAALVFFAFIGFDAVTSAAEEVKKPSRDLPIGIIGSLAVCAVLYVVVSAIMTGIVPYQKFLGVDHPVSLALQYAGENWIAGFVDLGAILGMTTVILVMAFGQTRIIFAMSRDGLLPARLSTVHPRFQTPFFATWLVGIVFGLIAAVIPLNILAELINIGTLAAFTLVAIAVVVLRKKRPDLPRAFRCPGVPVIPALAVIFCVALMSYLSLVTWIAFGIWLAIGLAIYFGYARRRSLLHPKA; encoded by the coding sequence GTGAGCTTATTGAGAACCAAGAATCTGGACGACATGATCGCCCACAGCAGGAAACCGGGCGGACTGGCCAAGGTATTGGGGCCGTTCGACCTGGTGCTGATGGGCATAGGCGCCATCGTCGGCACCGGCATCTTTGTATTGACGGGCACCGGCGCGCTGACGGCCGGGCCTGCCCTGTCGCTGTCGTTCGTGATCGCGGCCGTGGCCTGCTGCTTTGCCGCGCTGTGCTATGCGGAGTTCGCCTCCACCGTGCCGGTGGCCGGCTCGATCTATACCTACACCTACGCCACCATGGGCGAGCTGGCCGCCTGGATGATAGGCTGGGACCTGCTGCTCGAATACGGCCTGGCGGCCGCTGCCGTCTGTGTCGGCTGGTCCGGCTATTTCCAGTCGCTGATCGCCGGTTTTGGTATCGTGCTGCCGGTGGAGTTGACGGCCGCGCCCGGTGCGCTGCCCGGCGTGTCCACTTGGATCAACCTGCCGGCGCTGGTGATCATGCTGCTGCTCACCGCCATGTTGGGCTGGGGCGTGCGCGAATCGGCGCGCCTGAACAACATCATGGTGGCCATCAAGATCGGCGTGGTGCTGCTGTTTATCGTGTTTGGCGCGCGCCATGTGCAGCCGGCCAACTGGCAGCCTTACATGCCCTTCGGCATGAACGGCGTGATGAGCGCGGCGGCGCTGGTGTTCTTTGCCTTTATCGGCTTTGACGCCGTCACCTCGGCCGCCGAGGAAGTCAAGAAACCGTCGCGCGACCTGCCGATCGGCATTATTGGTTCCCTGGCCGTGTGCGCCGTACTGTATGTGGTGGTGTCCGCCATCATGACGGGCATCGTGCCGTACCAGAAATTCCTCGGCGTCGACCACCCTGTTTCGCTGGCGCTGCAATATGCGGGTGAAAACTGGATCGCGGGCTTTGTCGACCTGGGCGCCATCCTCGGCATGACCACCGTGATCCTGGTGATGGCCTTCGGCCAGACCCGCATCATCTTCGCCATGTCGCGCGACGGCCTGCTGCCGGCCCGCCTGTCGACCGTGCATCCGCGCTTCCAGACGCCGTTCTTCGCCACCTGGCTGGTCGGCATCGTGTTCGGCCTGATCGCCGCCGTGATCCCGCTGAACATTCTGGCTGAACTGATCAATATCGGCACCCTGGCCGCGTTCACCCTGGTGGCGATCGCCGTGGTGGTACTGCGCAAGAAGCGTCCCGACCTGCCGCGCGCCTTCCGCTGCCCGGGCGTGCCGGTGATTCCGGCGCTGGCCGTGATTTTCTGCGTGGCCCTGATGAGCTATTTGAGCCTGGTGACCTGGATTGCCTTCGGCATCTGGCTGGCGATCGGCCTGGCGATTTATTTCGGCTACGCCCGCCGGCGCTCGCTGCTGCATCCGAAAGCCTGA
- a CDS encoding LysR substrate-binding domain-containing protein produces MITNISENDFRGVDLNLMVTLMVLLRERSVTRAAEHLHLGQPAVSGALARLRSLFDDELLVRTGTGMLPTPRALELERQVGQALSDMHVALFQPPSFDPLTVSGTLTIGMPDWIDTWLLPALLAALSRKAPNVRVRVLETDPYTVSDMLAQEEIELAIGAFDQGPPWQRRMALASMTFRCVGRPELIGSGGKMTLEQYIGLPHLLVSHRGAFEGRVDKALATLGLSRNVVHTSPHFSSLPRVLQRVDAVAAVPGGLAPLWEKDFGLLSAAIPLELPTIEIAVVSHATRDKDMFVQWVCDIVREIAPRLATGAPDARLKLSEENVQK; encoded by the coding sequence ATGATCACCAATATCAGTGAAAATGATTTTCGCGGCGTCGACCTCAATCTGATGGTCACGCTGATGGTGCTGTTGCGCGAGCGCAGCGTCACGCGGGCCGCCGAGCACCTGCACCTGGGCCAGCCTGCGGTGAGCGGCGCCCTGGCCCGCTTGCGCAGCCTGTTCGACGACGAACTGCTGGTGCGCACAGGTACGGGGATGCTGCCCACGCCGCGCGCACTGGAACTGGAGCGTCAGGTGGGCCAGGCGCTGTCCGACATGCACGTCGCCCTGTTCCAGCCACCGTCATTTGATCCGCTGACCGTGTCCGGGACGCTCACCATCGGCATGCCGGACTGGATCGACACCTGGCTGCTGCCAGCGCTGCTGGCCGCGCTCAGCCGCAAAGCGCCGAATGTGCGGGTACGGGTGCTGGAAACCGACCCTTATACGGTCTCGGACATGCTGGCGCAAGAGGAAATCGAGCTTGCCATCGGCGCATTCGACCAGGGACCGCCCTGGCAGCGGCGCATGGCGCTGGCATCGATGACGTTTCGCTGCGTCGGGCGCCCCGAGCTCATCGGTAGCGGCGGAAAAATGACTTTGGAACAATATATCGGCCTGCCACACCTGCTCGTCTCGCACCGGGGGGCGTTCGAGGGGCGCGTCGACAAGGCCCTGGCCACGCTCGGGCTGTCGCGCAATGTGGTCCATACCAGCCCGCATTTCTCCTCCCTGCCCCGGGTACTGCAGCGCGTGGACGCGGTCGCGGCAGTGCCGGGCGGCCTGGCGCCCCTATGGGAAAAGGATTTCGGCCTGCTGTCCGCCGCCATTCCACTCGAGCTGCCCACCATCGAGATCGCCGTCGTTTCCCACGCGACGCGCGACAAGGACATGTTTGTCCAGTGGGTCTGCGACATCGTCAGGGAAATCGCGCCACGCCTTGCCACCGGCGCTCCTGATGCGCGATTAAAGTTATCAGAAGAAAATGTGCAAAAATAG
- a CDS encoding MBL fold metallo-hydrolase: protein MFTQLFNGAAIRRALVSTSLVVLATSGTIIPAMSHAAAPMAATEAPGYFRMILGAFEVTALSDGTLDLPVDALLSADARQTRADVASLHLEVPLETSFNAYLINTGEKLVLVDTGGGALFGSRLGQLARHIEAAGYRTSQIDEVLLTHLHSDHIGGLMSDGQPAFANATVRADERESGYWLSAEARKSAAANDLQFFDAAAALLTPYITAGKYRPFKAGSQVVPGISAVSADGHTAGSTVYQVESQGRRLLLIGDLIHVGPVQFKRPDVTIAFDVDRNAARATRVDVFQRAAVSGDLLGGSHLPFPGLGHLQAKGQGFQWLPLDYTTKVK, encoded by the coding sequence ATGTTCACTCAACTCTTCAATGGCGCTGCCATCCGCCGTGCGCTCGTGTCCACCTCACTTGTCGTCCTCGCCACGAGCGGGACCATCATCCCGGCGATGTCGCACGCCGCCGCTCCCATGGCCGCCACCGAGGCGCCAGGCTATTTCCGCATGATACTGGGCGCGTTCGAAGTGACCGCGCTGAGCGATGGCACGCTCGACTTGCCGGTCGATGCACTGCTGTCCGCCGACGCACGCCAGACCCGCGCCGATGTCGCCAGCCTGCATCTCGAGGTTCCGCTTGAAACATCGTTCAACGCTTACCTGATCAACACGGGCGAGAAACTGGTGCTGGTCGATACCGGCGGCGGCGCGCTGTTTGGCAGCCGGCTAGGCCAGCTGGCCCGGCATATCGAGGCGGCCGGCTACAGGACGAGCCAGATCGACGAGGTATTGCTGACCCATCTGCATTCGGATCATATCGGAGGATTGATGTCGGACGGCCAGCCGGCATTTGCCAATGCGACCGTGCGGGCTGACGAGCGGGAGTCCGGCTATTGGCTGTCGGCCGAGGCCAGGAAGAGCGCGGCGGCGAATGACTTGCAGTTTTTTGATGCGGCTGCGGCTTTGTTGACGCCGTATATCACGGCTGGAAAATATCGGCCATTCAAGGCAGGTAGCCAGGTCGTGCCGGGCATCTCCGCGGTCTCCGCGGATGGCCACACCGCAGGCAGCACGGTGTATCAGGTCGAAAGCCAAGGCAGGCGCTTGTTGCTGATCGGTGACCTGATACACGTCGGACCGGTGCAGTTCAAGCGGCCCGACGTCACAATCGCATTCGATGTCGACCGCAACGCCGCGCGCGCTACCCGGGTGGACGTGTTTCAGCGGGCTGCCGTATCCGGCGATCTGCTGGGCGGCAGCCACCTGCCATTCCCTGGCCTTGGGCACCTGCAAGCCAAGGGCCAGGGCTTCCAGTGGTTGCCGCTTGATTACACCACGAAGGTGAAATAA
- the udk gene encoding uridine kinase, with product MNKISYSPFVIGVAGGSGSGKSTVSQQVLASFGADMVSVVMQDDYYCDQTHLAPEVRPQQNYDHPQAFEWPLLVQHVRALCNGESIEMPEYNFTLHNRSDKTITVKPAPVIVIEGLFALYDEDLRDMMSLKIFVDTASDVRFIRRMQRDIIERGRSVESVVEQYLETVRPMHKQFIEPTKRNADVILPHGANGPAVDMITAKVASIIGQSKRS from the coding sequence ATGAATAAAATTTCCTACTCTCCCTTTGTCATTGGTGTTGCTGGCGGCAGCGGCAGTGGCAAGTCCACCGTATCCCAGCAAGTGCTGGCCTCGTTCGGCGCCGACATGGTGTCGGTCGTGATGCAGGACGATTACTACTGCGACCAGACCCATCTCGCGCCGGAAGTGCGCCCCCAGCAGAATTACGACCATCCACAGGCTTTCGAGTGGCCATTGCTGGTGCAGCATGTGCGCGCCTTGTGCAACGGCGAATCGATCGAAATGCCGGAATACAACTTCACGCTGCACAACCGCTCCGACAAGACCATTACCGTCAAGCCGGCCCCGGTGATCGTGATCGAAGGCCTGTTTGCCCTGTATGACGAAGACCTGCGCGACATGATGTCGCTGAAGATCTTTGTCGACACCGCCTCCGACGTGCGCTTTATCCGCCGCATGCAACGCGATATCATCGAACGCGGCCGCTCGGTGGAAAGCGTGGTCGAACAATACCTGGAAACCGTGCGCCCGATGCACAAGCAGTTCATCGAACCGACCAAACGCAACGCCGATGTCATCCTGCCGCATGGCGCCAACGGCCCGGCGGTCGACATGATTACCGCCAAGGTGGCCAGCATTATCGGCCAGTCGAAGCGGTCCTGA
- the fabF gene encoding beta-ketoacyl-ACP synthase II, whose amino-acid sequence MNTRRIVVTGMGMVTPLGNGVEATWRRLLDGQSGLVALPDDLTDSIAAKVAGVVPGLSAECPWGFDPALAVEAKDLKKMDRFTMFALAAAQEALRQAGWQPDTDSARERTATIVGSGVGGFGAIVDAVRTTDGRGPKRLSPFTVPNFLANMAAGHISIRHGFRGPLGAPVTACAASAQAIGDAARLIRAGEADIAVCGGAEACIDRVSFGAFAAARTMSTGFNDRPAEASRPFDMARDGFVMGEGAGMLVIEELEHALRRGATPIAELLGYGTSADAYHMTSPPEDGAGGRRAMQLAIRQANIAPEQIGHLNAHATSTPVGDMSELAAIRAIFGSGSGPAVSATKSSTGHLLGAAGGVEAIFTVLALRDQLAPATLNLAQPDPASEGLDIVTGAARKLATDYAISNGFGFGGVNASLVFGRL is encoded by the coding sequence ATGAATACAAGACGCATAGTGGTGACGGGCATGGGCATGGTCACGCCCTTGGGTAACGGCGTTGAAGCCACCTGGCGCCGCCTGCTCGATGGGCAGTCGGGACTGGTGGCTTTACCTGATGACCTCACTGACAGCATCGCCGCCAAGGTTGCCGGCGTCGTGCCGGGTTTGAGCGCCGAATGTCCATGGGGCTTCGACCCTGCCCTCGCCGTGGAAGCGAAAGACCTCAAGAAAATGGACCGCTTTACCATGTTCGCGCTGGCCGCGGCGCAGGAAGCCCTGCGGCAGGCCGGCTGGCAGCCCGACACCGACAGCGCGCGCGAACGCACGGCCACCATCGTCGGCTCCGGCGTGGGCGGCTTCGGCGCCATTGTCGACGCCGTGCGCACCACCGATGGCCGAGGCCCGAAACGGCTGTCGCCGTTTACAGTGCCCAACTTCCTGGCCAATATGGCGGCCGGCCACATCTCGATACGCCACGGCTTTCGCGGCCCGCTGGGCGCTCCCGTCACGGCCTGCGCCGCCAGCGCCCAAGCCATCGGCGACGCGGCACGGCTGATACGCGCCGGCGAAGCCGATATCGCCGTGTGCGGCGGTGCCGAGGCCTGCATCGACCGGGTCAGCTTCGGCGCCTTTGCCGCCGCCAGGACCATGTCGACCGGCTTCAATGACCGCCCTGCCGAGGCATCGCGCCCCTTCGACATGGCCCGCGACGGCTTCGTGATGGGCGAAGGCGCCGGCATGCTGGTGATCGAAGAACTGGAGCACGCCTTGCGCCGCGGCGCCACGCCGATTGCCGAACTGCTGGGCTACGGCACCAGCGCCGACGCCTATCACATGACGTCGCCACCCGAAGACGGCGCCGGCGGACGGCGCGCCATGCAGCTGGCGATCCGGCAGGCCAATATCGCCCCCGAACAGATCGGCCACCTGAACGCCCATGCGACCTCCACGCCGGTCGGCGACATGAGTGAGCTGGCCGCCATCAGGGCGATCTTTGGCAGCGGCAGCGGCCCCGCCGTCTCGGCCACGAAATCGTCGACCGGCCATCTGCTGGGCGCGGCCGGCGGCGTGGAAGCGATCTTCACCGTGCTGGCCCTGCGCGACCAGCTGGCGCCGGCCACCCTCAACCTGGCGCAGCCCGATCCGGCGTCTGAAGGTCTCGACATCGTCACCGGCGCGGCGCGCAAACTGGCCACCGATTACGCCATCTCGAATGGCTTCGGCTTTGGCGGCGTCAATGCCAGCCTGGTATTCGGCCGGCTGTGA
- a CDS encoding AraC family transcriptional regulator ligand-binding domain-containing protein, translating into MLSVQNSLTVPAHFLHGMLHWVRVRHGETAVARVLAAAAIPAAFLHRPEARLTRQQYVALYRSVAATLDDEMLGLWSRPIRTGTLKYLMLSLLDAPTVMVALNRFVRFWNLLLDDYRLHISSKNALLRLALVERAPGTPVAPLGHVLMMKLIHGIASWLLGREISPQRVEFSFDRPEHVDQHGLLVPGEVRFNAGITSIHFAYDDCAQQFKREKHELWAFLKRAPEDWTFSAVHGASMAARAREYLERRLAQAVTIQDLAQALHTTVRTLNRRFAEEGTHFQAVKDALRRDIAIHRLANSNTSVAALAFDLGYADATGFCRAFRQWTGSSPAAYRQGARQGE; encoded by the coding sequence ATGCTCTCCGTGCAAAACTCCCTGACCGTACCCGCGCACTTTTTGCACGGCATGCTGCACTGGGTGCGCGTCCGTCATGGAGAAACGGCGGTGGCGCGGGTACTCGCCGCCGCCGCCATTCCCGCCGCGTTCCTGCATCGGCCCGAGGCCCGGCTGACGCGCCAGCAATACGTGGCGCTATACCGGAGCGTCGCGGCGACACTCGACGACGAGATGCTGGGCCTGTGGTCGCGGCCGATCCGCACCGGCACCTTGAAATACCTGATGCTCAGCCTGCTCGATGCACCGACCGTGATGGTTGCCCTGAACCGGTTTGTGCGTTTCTGGAATTTGCTGCTCGACGATTACCGGCTGCACATTTCCAGCAAAAATGCGCTGCTGCGGCTGGCCCTGGTGGAACGGGCGCCTGGCACGCCGGTCGCGCCACTGGGCCATGTGCTGATGATGAAGCTGATCCACGGCATCGCCTCGTGGCTGCTGGGTCGCGAGATCAGCCCGCAGCGGGTCGAATTCAGCTTCGACCGGCCGGAACACGTGGACCAGCATGGCTTGCTGGTTCCGGGCGAGGTGCGCTTCAATGCCGGCATCACCAGCATCCACTTCGCCTACGACGATTGCGCGCAGCAGTTCAAGCGCGAGAAGCACGAACTGTGGGCCTTCCTGAAACGCGCACCGGAAGACTGGACATTCAGCGCCGTGCATGGCGCCTCGATGGCGGCCAGGGCGCGCGAATATCTGGAGCGGCGCCTGGCGCAAGCGGTGACGATACAGGACCTGGCGCAGGCCTTGCACACCACCGTGCGCACGCTGAACCGGCGCTTTGCCGAGGAAGGCACGCATTTCCAGGCCGTCAAGGACGCGCTGCGGCGCGATATCGCCATCCATCGCCTGGCCAATTCGAACACCAGCGTGGCGGCGCTGGCGTTTGACCTGGGCTACGCCGACGCCACCGGTTTTTGCCGCGCCTTCAGGCAGTGGACCGGCAGCAGCCCGGCCGCTTATCGACAGGGTGCGCGGCAGGGCGAGTAG
- a CDS encoding TonB-dependent receptor domain-containing protein: protein MSAPLPPRLTLCLLLAAPAFALAQSSPGDDDATLPSVLVSASKAGRSVMQTPASVNVLGGDAIEQAHLETLGEVAQQLPNVYLTNFTRSTPSLTIRGLGFSDDESDSTSTSVMLDGVPIYSMVLGQLFDLEQLEVLRGPQSTLYGQSSMGGVVALRSRDPGRILGGNAQLDIGSGQRRRASLAMDVPLGEKSAVRIAAGGESADGFIDNPRLGRSDTGGWDSAFARIKLLHRDDAGGTWRLGLHHANMRGGNDYFAAAPDAREHRSQAGDAGTNNVKYTLLSGEYARALAGNTRLAVTAGASQSEWNYWLPRSTFQARTGYDMKNVQWSLEARLSGGEGRLDWLAGVFGAHITRDSPYDFDSMPYYLSGTTAGVKGSSAAAFGELGWKLAPAWRLAGALRLQHDRRKLDWSSRQAGLFDSDGDGMPDTPFDATTVVNDAKARDTVALPRLTLEFTPDGAQFGWLTVARGYKASGFNLYATAPDAAGTAYRPEYGNHVELGYRLRGERRAWELAATVYHTRLRDQQVTVTDTNGQSRIDNAGRSHSQGLELTGLLRPAPTLTLNAFAAIAHAEYDEYRKGAVDYAGQQFANTPRHSVGAGLQWQPAPQWELGATVTRQGKSNLYPASTTVNPAYTMSNAHLDYHAGKWTLGVYGNNLADARYFTRALANNIVVASAPRTWGVRARRAF from the coding sequence ATGTCCGCACCCCTCCCTCCCCGGCTGACCCTGTGCCTGCTGCTCGCCGCCCCCGCCTTCGCGCTGGCGCAATCGTCGCCGGGCGATGATGACGCCACTTTGCCGTCGGTGCTGGTCAGCGCCAGCAAGGCCGGCCGCAGCGTGATGCAGACGCCGGCCAGCGTCAACGTGCTCGGCGGCGACGCCATCGAGCAGGCCCACCTGGAAACCTTGGGCGAGGTGGCGCAGCAGTTGCCGAATGTGTATCTGACCAATTTCACGCGCAGTACGCCGTCGCTGACGATACGCGGGCTGGGCTTTTCCGACGACGAATCGGACAGCACCAGCACCAGCGTGATGCTCGACGGCGTACCCATCTACAGCATGGTGCTGGGCCAGCTGTTCGACCTGGAACAGCTCGAGGTGCTGCGCGGCCCGCAATCGACGCTGTACGGCCAGAGCAGCATGGGCGGCGTGGTGGCGCTGCGCTCACGCGATCCGGGCCGGATATTGGGCGGCAACGCGCAGCTCGATATCGGCAGCGGCCAGCGGCGCCGCGCCAGCCTGGCGATGGACGTTCCGCTGGGCGAGAAATCGGCCGTGCGCATCGCCGCCGGCGGCGAGTCGGCCGACGGCTTTATCGATAATCCGCGCCTGGGGCGCAGCGACACGGGCGGCTGGGACAGTGCCTTTGCACGCATCAAGCTGCTGCACCGCGACGACGCGGGCGGCACCTGGCGCCTGGGCCTGCATCACGCCAACATGCGCGGCGGCAACGACTACTTTGCGGCAGCACCGGACGCGCGCGAGCACCGCTCGCAAGCGGGCGACGCGGGTACCAACAACGTCAAATACACCTTGCTGTCGGGCGAATATGCGCGCGCGCTGGCCGGCAACACGCGGCTGGCCGTCACGGCCGGCGCCAGCCAGAGTGAATGGAATTACTGGCTGCCCCGCTCCACCTTCCAGGCGCGCACCGGCTACGACATGAAGAACGTGCAATGGAGCCTGGAAGCGCGCCTGTCGGGCGGCGAAGGCCGGCTCGACTGGCTGGCCGGCGTGTTCGGCGCGCATATCACGCGCGATTCGCCGTACGACTTCGATTCCATGCCCTATTACCTGAGCGGCACCACGGCCGGCGTGAAAGGCAGCAGCGCCGCCGCATTCGGCGAGCTGGGCTGGAAACTGGCGCCAGCCTGGCGCCTGGCCGGCGCATTGCGCCTGCAGCACGACAGGCGCAAGCTGGACTGGAGCAGCCGCCAGGCCGGCCTGTTCGACAGCGACGGCGACGGCATGCCCGATACGCCGTTCGACGCCACCACCGTCGTCAATGATGCGAAAGCGCGCGATACGGTGGCCCTGCCGCGCCTGACGCTGGAGTTCACACCCGATGGCGCGCAATTCGGCTGGCTGACCGTGGCGCGCGGCTACAAGGCATCCGGCTTCAACCTGTATGCGACGGCACCCGACGCGGCCGGCACCGCCTACCGGCCCGAATACGGCAACCATGTGGAACTGGGCTACCGCCTGCGCGGCGAACGGCGCGCCTGGGAACTGGCCGCCACCGTCTACCACACGCGCCTGCGCGACCAGCAGGTGACGGTGACGGACACCAACGGCCAGAGCCGCATCGACAACGCAGGACGCTCGCACAGCCAGGGCCTGGAACTGACGGGCCTGCTGCGCCCCGCGCCCACGCTGACCCTGAATGCATTTGCCGCCATCGCCCACGCCGAATACGACGAATACCGCAAGGGCGCGGTCGATTACGCGGGCCAGCAGTTCGCCAATACGCCGCGCCACAGCGTGGGCGCCGGGCTGCAATGGCAGCCCGCACCGCAGTGGGAACTGGGCGCCACCGTCACGCGCCAGGGCAAGTCCAACCTGTACCCGGCCAGCACCACCGTCAACCCGGCATACACCATGAGCAACGCCCACCTGGACTACCACGCAGGCAAATGGACCTTGGGCGTGTATGGCAACAACCTGGCCGACGCGCGCTACTTTACGCGCGCGCTGGCCAACAATATCGTGGTCGCCAGCGCACCGCGCACCTGGGGCGTGCGCGCCAGACGCGCGTTCTAA
- a CDS encoding AraC family transcriptional regulator, with product MYELKSSEFFDGPPAGVAHPPGTLVRTVDVREGLAVSLVSLRPQQAFQVATVNDSDHLHFSCQLRGMTEVAVQGGVGREPRQLHANSLVASCAPGERFQLNFYPVGYGNVELRIRPDILSQLAGDEYGGVGERLQGAGFLHQQGGHARAREAALKLEQLLSCPQPSRLLVHAATLEFLAWNLQALQGSDDGAAQPSAREQKLLRAAHERLLADLSDPPTIEQLSREVGLNQLKLKRGFKAMFGLSIYALFQRERMGRAKALLDRHGVSDTAAMLGYSNMSHFSAAFRKQHGVLPSQARRGMLA from the coding sequence ATGTATGAACTGAAATCGTCCGAATTCTTTGACGGGCCGCCCGCCGGCGTGGCCCATCCGCCCGGCACGCTGGTGCGCACCGTCGACGTGCGGGAGGGCCTGGCCGTGTCGCTGGTCTCCTTGCGGCCGCAGCAGGCATTCCAGGTGGCGACCGTCAATGACAGCGACCACCTGCATTTCAGCTGCCAGTTGCGCGGCATGACGGAGGTGGCGGTGCAGGGCGGCGTGGGACGCGAACCGCGCCAGTTGCATGCCAACAGCCTGGTGGCCAGTTGCGCGCCGGGCGAACGCTTCCAGCTCAATTTCTACCCTGTCGGCTATGGCAACGTGGAGCTGCGCATCCGTCCCGATATCCTGAGCCAGCTGGCCGGCGACGAATACGGCGGCGTGGGCGAGCGCCTGCAAGGCGCGGGCTTCCTGCACCAGCAAGGTGGCCACGCGCGCGCGCGGGAGGCGGCCCTGAAGCTGGAACAGCTGCTGAGTTGCCCGCAGCCGTCGCGCCTGCTGGTACATGCGGCCACGCTGGAGTTCCTGGCCTGGAACCTGCAGGCACTGCAGGGCAGTGATGACGGCGCGGCCCAGCCATCGGCGCGCGAACAGAAGCTGCTGCGCGCCGCGCACGAGCGGCTGCTGGCCGACCTCAGCGATCCGCCGACCATCGAGCAGCTGTCGCGCGAGGTCGGTCTGAACCAGCTGAAGCTGAAACGCGGCTTCAAGGCCATGTTCGGCCTCAGCATCTACGCCCTGTTCCAGCGAGAGCGCATGGGCCGCGCCAAGGCGCTGCTGGACCGGCACGGCGTCAGTGACACGGCGGCCATGCTTGGCTACAGCAACATGAGCCACTTCAGCGCGGCATTCCGCAAGCAGCATGGCGTGCTGCCCAGCCAGGCCAGGCGCGGCATGCTGGCCTGA